The following proteins are encoded in a genomic region of Methanoculleus bourgensis MS2:
- a CDS encoding EMC6-like membrane protein encodes MMSDNAVAAEAETTRPRTRAEKQVEHRSRIKRTLVACFMGILTGALSFYLSGTPDPVTGLQANNIIGLLLLAAGVVFQKHVFMLLKVDYLDLTGKDWFYQSFMTFALWFMTWTLLLTTAVL; translated from the coding sequence ATGATGAGCGATAATGCGGTAGCAGCAGAGGCTGAAACGACACGGCCGCGGACACGCGCCGAGAAACAGGTCGAGCACAGAAGTAGGATAAAACGGACGCTTGTAGCCTGTTTCATGGGTATCCTGACAGGGGCACTCTCATTCTACCTCTCCGGCACACCGGACCCGGTCACCGGGCTCCAGGCCAACAATATCATCGGCCTGCTCCTTCTCGCGGCAGGCGTGGTCTTCCAGAAGCATGTCTTCATGCTTCTTAAGGTCGACTACCTGGATTTGACCGGCAAGGACTGGTTCTACCAGAGTTTCATGACGTTCGCGCTCTGGTTCATGACCTGGACACTCCTTTTAACCACTGCTGTTCTGTGA
- the uvrA gene encoding excinuclease ABC subunit UvrA, producing MKNIIIKGAREHNLKDITIELPRDRLIVLTGVSGSGKSTLAFDTIYAEGQRRYVESLSAYARQFLGLMRKPDVDSIDGLSPAISIEQKTTSKNPRSTVGTVTEIYDYLRLLFARVGTPFCPEHNIPIEAQSPEKIADRISSTMTGTVTILAPVVRQKKGTYQQLFKDLDQEGYTRVRVNGEIRRTDEEITLERYRKHDIEVVIDRLSVDDDRSRLVEAIENALAKSEGLVIAVDEDGHEETCSSLMACPVCGMAFEELQPRMFSFNSPFGACEECNGLGIRMEFDPDLIIPDKSKCIADGAVALYRNFLDGYRSQYLGAVAKHFGFSVLTPIKDLTERQYKALMFGSPEQLRISMRMRNGDAWSHSGTWEGLAPQAERLYHQTQSEYRRRELEKFMRVLPCPKCGGKRLKEKVLAVKVNGKSIAEVTDLSITEALAFFRTLELTESEREIAKQVLKEIIARLEFLEQVGVSYLTLSRSAGTLSGGEAQRIRLATQIGSNLTGVLYVLDEPSIGLHQRDNKKLLDTLQHLRDLGNTLVVVEHDEETIRSADWVVDMGPGAGLHGGGIVAEGPPAAITANPASLTGRYLAGDLRIEVPATRRQSDRFIRLSGCRENNLKGIDVNIPIGVLTVITGVSGSGKSTLIYETLYRALMQELHDSRESPGDYESLTFDDEIDKVIVIDQSPIGRTPRSNPATYTKVFDDIRKIFAETKEAKVRGYKPGRFSFNLKGGRCEACQGDGLIKIEMNFLPDVYVECEECKGARYNKETLEVKYRGKSIADVLDMSVEEALTLFENVPSIRNKLKTLSRVGLGYIKLGQSSTTLSGGEAQRIKITRELSKRATGKTIYLLDEPTTGLHFHDVKNLIAVLDDLVARGNTVVVIEHNLDVIKSADYIIDLGPEGGDAGGEVVAAGTPEEVAAVKGSHTGAFLKEILVKHGT from the coding sequence ATGAAGAATATCATCATCAAGGGGGCGCGGGAGCACAACCTCAAAGACATCACCATTGAACTCCCGCGCGATCGGCTCATCGTCCTCACCGGGGTATCCGGGTCCGGGAAGTCCACGCTTGCCTTTGACACCATCTACGCCGAAGGACAGCGGCGTTATGTGGAATCACTCTCAGCCTACGCCCGGCAGTTCCTCGGGCTGATGAGAAAGCCGGATGTCGATAGCATCGACGGGCTCTCACCCGCCATCTCCATCGAGCAGAAGACGACGTCCAAAAACCCCCGGAGCACCGTCGGCACGGTCACCGAGATCTACGACTACCTGCGGCTCCTCTTCGCCCGGGTCGGGACGCCGTTCTGCCCGGAACACAATATCCCCATCGAGGCGCAGTCGCCGGAGAAGATCGCCGACCGGATCAGTTCCACCATGACCGGGACGGTCACCATCCTCGCCCCGGTCGTGCGGCAGAAGAAAGGGACCTACCAGCAACTCTTCAAAGACCTCGACCAGGAGGGCTACACCCGGGTCCGGGTTAACGGCGAGATCCGCCGGACCGACGAGGAGATCACCCTCGAGCGCTACCGGAAGCACGATATTGAGGTGGTCATCGACCGGCTCTCCGTCGACGACGACCGGTCACGGCTCGTCGAAGCGATCGAGAACGCCCTCGCAAAATCAGAAGGGCTTGTCATCGCCGTCGATGAGGACGGTCATGAGGAGACCTGTTCATCGCTCATGGCCTGTCCCGTCTGCGGGATGGCGTTTGAGGAACTCCAGCCCCGGATGTTCTCCTTCAACAGTCCGTTCGGCGCCTGCGAGGAGTGCAACGGTCTCGGGATCAGGATGGAGTTCGATCCCGACCTGATCATACCGGATAAGAGCAAGTGCATCGCCGACGGCGCCGTCGCGCTCTACCGGAACTTCCTCGACGGTTACCGGAGCCAGTACCTCGGCGCTGTCGCCAAACACTTTGGGTTCTCGGTTCTGACGCCGATCAAAGACCTGACCGAGCGACAGTACAAAGCCCTGATGTTCGGTTCGCCGGAGCAGCTCCGCATCTCTATGAGGATGAGGAACGGCGATGCGTGGTCGCACTCCGGGACGTGGGAAGGGCTTGCCCCGCAGGCCGAGCGGCTCTACCACCAGACCCAGTCCGAGTACCGCCGCCGCGAACTTGAGAAGTTCATGCGGGTCCTCCCCTGCCCGAAGTGCGGGGGCAAGAGGCTCAAGGAGAAGGTGCTCGCCGTGAAGGTGAACGGGAAGTCCATCGCCGAGGTCACCGACCTCTCCATTACGGAAGCACTTGCGTTCTTCCGGACCCTGGAACTCACCGAGAGCGAGCGCGAGATCGCAAAACAGGTCTTAAAGGAGATCATCGCCAGGCTTGAGTTCCTTGAGCAGGTCGGCGTCAGCTACCTGACCCTCTCGCGGAGCGCCGGGACGCTCTCGGGCGGCGAAGCGCAGAGGATACGGCTTGCGACGCAGATCGGGTCGAACCTGACCGGGGTGCTCTATGTCCTCGACGAGCCCTCCATCGGGCTGCACCAGCGCGACAACAAAAAACTCCTCGATACCCTGCAGCACCTCCGCGACCTCGGCAACACCCTGGTTGTGGTGGAGCACGACGAGGAGACTATCAGGAGCGCCGACTGGGTCGTGGACATGGGGCCGGGCGCCGGTCTCCACGGGGGCGGGATCGTCGCGGAGGGTCCGCCCGCCGCCATCACCGCAAACCCGGCCTCGCTCACCGGGCGCTACCTGGCAGGCGACCTCAGGATCGAGGTCCCCGCCACCCGCCGGCAGAGCGACCGGTTCATCAGGCTCTCGGGCTGCAGGGAGAACAACCTCAAAGGTATCGACGTGAATATCCCCATCGGCGTCCTGACGGTCATCACCGGGGTCTCGGGGTCGGGGAAGTCCACGCTCATCTACGAGACGCTCTATCGGGCGCTGATGCAGGAACTCCACGATTCACGGGAGTCGCCGGGGGACTACGAGAGTCTCACGTTCGATGACGAGATCGACAAGGTGATCGTCATCGACCAGAGCCCGATCGGGAGAACCCCGCGCTCGAACCCTGCGACCTACACCAAGGTCTTCGACGATATCCGCAAGATCTTTGCCGAGACGAAGGAGGCGAAGGTCCGGGGCTACAAGCCCGGCCGGTTCTCGTTCAACCTCAAGGGCGGGCGGTGCGAGGCCTGCCAGGGCGACGGGCTCATCAAGATCGAGATGAACTTCCTCCCTGACGTCTACGTCGAATGTGAGGAGTGCAAGGGGGCGCGCTACAACAAGGAGACCCTCGAGGTGAAGTACCGCGGGAAGTCCATCGCCGACGTCCTCGATATGAGCGTCGAGGAGGCGCTTACCCTCTTCGAGAACGTCCCCTCGATCAGGAACAAACTCAAGACTCTCTCCCGGGTTGGGCTTGGCTACATCAAACTCGGGCAGAGTTCCACCACCCTCTCGGGCGGTGAGGCGCAGAGGATCAAGATTACCCGGGAACTCTCGAAACGCGCCACAGGAAAGACTATCTACCTCCTCGACGAACCGACGACCGGGCTGCACTTCCACGACGTGAAGAACCTGATCGCGGTCCTCGACGACCTGGTAGCCCGGGGGAACACGGTGGTGGTGATCGAGCATAACCTGGACGTCATCAAGTCGGCCGACTACATCATCGACCTTGGCCCCGAAGGCGGAGACGCCGGCGGCGAGGTCGTTGCGGCAGGAACCCCGGAGGAGGTGGCGGCGGTGAAAGGGAGCCATACCGGGGCATTCCTGAAAGAGATCCTGGTGAAACATGGCACCTGA
- the rqcH gene encoding ribosome rescue protein RqcH, translated as MSGVDLRALVAEAADRLPLWVGKIYQFDAKTLGIRLNGEDRAKYLLLVETGRRIHFTAEFPKPPKNPPSFAMLLRKHLEGGKVLDIRQLGIERTMSIDIGKRDTTYHLIFELFDEGNAILCDEEYTIIKPLWHHRFKNRDVVPGVVYAFEGTDCSTLSPEEFREMLAGSDRDIVRTLAVGCMLGGAYAEEVCLAAGVEKSAAAAEVDAEAVRDAFDCLMADVGRRRDPVITQSGCWPVVLAGEEVRERFETFSEALDAFYPKVAGEKEEAAAEKPRLSREEVIRQRQAEAIKGFEKKIRRYERVVEVLYENYTAVTGVITTLDAASRDRSWQEIEQILKSNSDNAAAKMIRAVHPAEAAVELDLAGERVKVYVHETIEQNIGRYYDQIKKFKKKKAGALAAMERAITVKPRRKQHLVFQKKRWYHRFRWFSTSDGVLVIGGRDASQNEELVKKYMEGGDLFIHADVHGGSVVIVKGATEHLDEAAQFAASYSNAWKAGHFSADVYAARPDQVSKTAESGEYVARGAFIVRGERQYFRNVPVGVAIGLQVAPEVAVIGGPPGAVTGRAKVWVTLQPGQYEPNDIAKKVIRALREKLPEDEWKGLKGALNTEAVAAFVPPGGSDIVEP; from the coding sequence ATGAGCGGGGTCGATCTACGGGCGCTGGTAGCGGAGGCGGCCGATCGTCTCCCGCTCTGGGTCGGCAAGATCTACCAGTTCGATGCAAAGACCCTCGGTATCAGGTTAAACGGGGAAGACCGGGCAAAATACCTGCTGCTCGTGGAGACCGGGCGGCGCATCCACTTCACCGCAGAGTTCCCAAAACCCCCGAAGAACCCGCCAAGTTTTGCGATGCTGCTCCGCAAGCACCTTGAGGGCGGAAAAGTGCTCGACATCCGCCAGCTCGGGATCGAGCGCACCATGAGCATCGATATCGGGAAGAGAGATACGACCTACCACCTCATCTTCGAACTCTTCGACGAGGGGAACGCAATCCTCTGTGACGAAGAGTACACGATCATCAAGCCCCTCTGGCACCACCGGTTCAAGAACCGGGATGTGGTCCCGGGCGTGGTCTACGCCTTCGAAGGGACCGACTGCTCGACGCTCTCGCCCGAAGAGTTCCGGGAGATGCTTGCAGGGTCTGACCGCGATATTGTCAGGACGTTAGCCGTCGGGTGCATGCTCGGCGGCGCGTATGCTGAAGAAGTCTGCCTCGCAGCAGGCGTCGAGAAGAGCGCCGCAGCCGCAGAGGTGGACGCAGAGGCGGTCAGGGACGCCTTTGACTGCCTGATGGCCGACGTCGGGAGGCGCCGGGACCCGGTGATCACGCAGTCGGGATGCTGGCCGGTGGTGCTGGCCGGCGAAGAGGTCCGTGAGCGGTTTGAGACCTTCAGCGAGGCTCTGGACGCGTTCTACCCGAAGGTAGCGGGCGAGAAGGAGGAAGCCGCAGCCGAAAAACCCCGTCTCTCCCGGGAAGAGGTGATCCGCCAGCGCCAGGCGGAGGCGATAAAGGGTTTTGAGAAGAAGATCCGGCGCTACGAGCGGGTCGTGGAGGTGCTCTACGAGAACTACACGGCCGTCACCGGGGTCATAACGACGCTTGATGCGGCGAGCAGAGACCGGTCGTGGCAGGAGATCGAGCAGATCCTCAAATCAAACAGCGATAACGCGGCCGCGAAGATGATCCGTGCGGTCCACCCGGCGGAAGCGGCGGTGGAACTCGATCTCGCGGGAGAGCGGGTGAAGGTCTATGTCCACGAGACGATCGAGCAGAACATCGGCCGATACTACGACCAGATAAAGAAGTTCAAGAAGAAGAAGGCGGGCGCCCTTGCTGCCATGGAGCGGGCGATCACCGTAAAGCCCCGGCGGAAGCAGCACCTGGTCTTCCAGAAGAAGCGGTGGTATCACCGGTTCCGGTGGTTCTCCACCTCAGACGGCGTTCTCGTCATCGGCGGCCGGGATGCCTCCCAGAACGAGGAACTTGTCAAGAAGTACATGGAAGGCGGGGACCTCTTCATCCACGCCGACGTCCATGGGGGAAGCGTCGTCATCGTGAAGGGCGCCACCGAACACCTGGACGAGGCCGCACAGTTCGCCGCGTCCTACTCCAACGCCTGGAAGGCCGGGCATTTCTCGGCCGACGTCTACGCCGCCCGCCCGGACCAGGTGAGCAAGACGGCCGAGTCGGGTGAATACGTGGCGCGGGGTGCCTTCATCGTCAGGGGAGAGCGGCAGTACTTCAGGAACGTGCCCGTAGGGGTGGCGATCGGCCTCCAGGTGGCGCCCGAGGTCGCCGTCATCGGCGGCCCGCCCGGGGCCGTCACCGGGCGTGCGAAGGTATGGGTAACACTCCAGCCCGGGCAGTATGAGCCAAACGATATAGCAAAGAAGGTGATCCGGGCACTCAGGGAGAAACTCCCGGAGGACGAGTGGAAAGGGCTCAAGGGCGCCCTGAACACCGAGGCGGTCGCTGCGTTCGTCCCGCCCGGGGGCTCCGATATCGTGGAACCATGA
- the uvrC gene encoding excinuclease ABC subunit UvrC, which produces MIDLQSLPAEPGCYLFSDDEGSIIYVGKAKNLKRRVSSYFSRHDLDPKTRILVAAIAAVDFIVTDTEVEAFILENTLIKKHQPKYNIDLKDSKSYAYIHITDEPYPRIHVARGPDGNGRYYGPFVSARERDDLLRLLKRTFGLRSCRRLPRRPCLRAHIGSCSAPCTREIGEDDYQELVGRAEAVLKGDIAGLIRTLREEMAACAERQDYERALELRDQVAALEGLRERQHVDRQKTYNEDIVNYIASDGTVFLMLFNVYRGTLAGKREYTFDAKEGFLEEFLTRYYADHEPPEEVILPEAVDDGVAGYLSHLRGGKVRMVVPQRGEKKKLLDLVRKNVEIGFFGDRIKVEELKRRLHLPDLPVVIECFDISHLSGTAMVGSMVRFRWGRPDKRNYRRFKIRTVEGIDDFAAIAEVVGRRYSRLQREGGDLPDLIIVDGGKGQLAAAGAVLRELGIRVPIVAIAEREEEVFVPGFTHPLPLDRHEKASLFIQEIRDEAHRFAITYHRTLRKKTVTP; this is translated from the coding sequence ATGATCGACCTGCAAAGCCTGCCTGCCGAGCCCGGGTGCTACCTCTTCTCTGACGATGAAGGGAGCATCATCTACGTCGGGAAGGCAAAGAACCTCAAGCGGCGTGTATCAAGTTACTTCTCCCGGCACGACCTCGACCCGAAGACAAGGATCCTCGTCGCCGCCATCGCCGCAGTCGACTTCATCGTCACCGACACCGAGGTCGAGGCGTTCATCCTCGAGAACACCCTGATCAAGAAGCACCAGCCGAAGTACAACATCGACCTGAAGGACTCGAAGAGTTACGCCTACATCCACATCACCGACGAGCCCTACCCCCGGATCCATGTCGCCCGGGGACCTGACGGGAACGGCCGCTACTACGGGCCGTTCGTCTCGGCGCGGGAGCGTGACGACCTCCTCCGCCTGCTGAAGAGGACGTTCGGGCTCCGGTCCTGCAGGCGGCTCCCCCGGCGCCCCTGCCTCAGGGCTCACATCGGTTCGTGCAGCGCCCCCTGCACGAGAGAGATCGGTGAGGACGACTACCAGGAGCTGGTCGGACGAGCCGAGGCTGTCCTGAAAGGGGACATCGCCGGGCTTATCAGGACGCTCCGGGAGGAGATGGCGGCGTGTGCAGAGCGGCAGGACTACGAACGGGCGCTGGAACTCCGCGACCAGGTCGCGGCGCTTGAGGGCTTACGTGAGCGGCAGCACGTCGACCGACAGAAGACCTATAACGAGGATATTGTCAACTATATCGCAAGCGACGGGACCGTCTTCCTCATGCTCTTCAACGTCTACCGCGGAACGCTTGCCGGGAAGCGCGAGTATACCTTCGATGCGAAAGAGGGGTTCCTTGAAGAGTTCCTCACCCGCTACTACGCAGACCATGAACCCCCCGAGGAGGTGATCCTCCCTGAGGCGGTGGATGACGGGGTCGCAGGCTACCTCTCCCACCTCAGGGGCGGCAAGGTCAGGATGGTCGTGCCGCAGCGGGGCGAGAAGAAGAAACTGCTCGACCTGGTGCGGAAGAACGTCGAGATCGGGTTCTTCGGCGACCGGATCAAGGTGGAGGAACTGAAACGCCGCCTGCACCTCCCCGACCTCCCGGTCGTGATCGAGTGCTTCGATATCTCCCACCTCTCCGGCACGGCGATGGTGGGCTCGATGGTCCGGTTCAGGTGGGGACGACCTGATAAGCGGAACTACCGGCGCTTTAAGATACGCACGGTCGAGGGCATCGACGACTTCGCCGCCATCGCCGAAGTGGTCGGGCGGCGCTACTCGCGGCTGCAGAGGGAGGGGGGCGACCTCCCTGACCTGATCATCGTCGACGGCGGAAAGGGGCAGCTTGCAGCGGCCGGTGCGGTGCTCAGGGAACTCGGGATCAGGGTTCCGATCGTGGCTATCGCAGAACGCGAGGAGGAGGTCTTCGTGCCCGGATTCACCCATCCACTGCCGCTTGACCGGCACGAGAAGGCGTCGCTCTTCATCCAGGAGATACGCGACGAGGCGCACCGGTTTGCGATAACCTACCACAGAACCCTTCGGAAGAAGACGGTGACACCATGA
- the uvrB gene encoding excinuclease ABC subunit UvrB, protein MTAFYLTADFAPRGSQPDAIRDLTEGIAAGERFQTLLGVTGSGKTFTIANVVDTVQRPTLVIAHNKTLAAQLYNEFQSFFPENRVEYFVSYYDYYQPESYIPKRDLYIEKDAQINPKIEQMRLAATASVLSRPDTIVVASVSCIYGLGNPANFRGMGFEVKVRDRMRRDDIIRRLIDIQFERNDIELAPGRFRVKGDTIDIVPGYFNNVIRIELFGDEVDRISEIDRVSGQRLETMDYFFVYPARHFVIPEEEKERAIASIEKELEEWLPNLGMLEAHRLRQRTLYDIEMIRETGTCKGIENYSRHFDGRRAGEQPYCLLDYFPEDFLMVIDESHQTIPQVHGMYRGDYSRKRSLVDYGFRLPSAFDNRPLKFDEFSRYMRNVIFVSATPGDYELKRSSVTEQIIRPTGLVDPAVEVRPIEGQIPDVINEIRATIDRGDRVLLTTLTKRLAEELSGYLADQGIKTRYLHSEINTIERTEIIRQLRLGKYDVLVGINLLREGLDIPEVGFVGILDADKEGFLRDARSLVQIIGRAARNVNAKVVLYADTMTDSIKRALAETERRRTMQLAYNARHGITPQTIQKPIREKEVEITDVKHVPKQEIPNLIIELEAEMREAAERLEFERAIALRDTIRKLQERAPQ, encoded by the coding sequence ATGACGGCATTTTACCTTACAGCGGATTTTGCGCCCCGGGGATCGCAGCCCGACGCTATCCGGGACCTCACGGAGGGGATCGCCGCCGGCGAGCGGTTCCAGACCCTGCTCGGGGTCACCGGGTCGGGGAAGACCTTCACGATAGCGAATGTCGTTGACACCGTCCAGAGACCAACACTCGTCATCGCCCACAACAAGACGCTTGCGGCCCAGCTCTACAACGAGTTTCAGTCGTTCTTCCCGGAGAACCGGGTGGAGTACTTCGTCTCCTACTACGATTACTACCAGCCCGAATCCTACATCCCGAAGCGCGACCTCTACATCGAGAAGGACGCCCAGATCAACCCGAAGATCGAGCAGATGCGCCTTGCGGCCACCGCATCGGTCCTCTCGCGCCCCGATACGATCGTCGTCGCCTCGGTCTCCTGCATCTACGGCCTCGGGAACCCTGCGAACTTCCGTGGGATGGGGTTTGAGGTGAAGGTCCGGGACCGGATGCGGCGTGACGATATCATCAGGCGGCTCATTGATATCCAGTTCGAGCGCAATGATATCGAGCTCGCGCCGGGCCGGTTCAGGGTGAAGGGCGACACCATCGATATCGTCCCCGGCTACTTCAACAACGTCATCAGGATCGAACTCTTCGGGGACGAGGTTGACCGGATCAGCGAGATCGACCGGGTCTCAGGGCAGCGGCTTGAGACGATGGACTACTTCTTCGTCTACCCGGCCCGCCATTTTGTCATCCCGGAGGAGGAGAAGGAGCGGGCGATAGCGTCCATCGAGAAGGAACTCGAGGAGTGGCTCCCGAACCTCGGTATGCTCGAGGCGCACCGCCTGCGCCAGCGGACCCTCTACGACATCGAGATGATCCGGGAGACCGGGACCTGCAAGGGGATCGAGAACTACTCCCGCCACTTCGACGGGAGGAGGGCCGGGGAGCAGCCCTACTGCCTGCTTGACTACTTCCCTGAGGACTTCCTGATGGTGATTGACGAGAGCCACCAGACGATCCCGCAGGTCCACGGGATGTACCGCGGCGACTACTCGCGGAAGAGGTCGCTCGTGGACTACGGGTTCCGGCTGCCGTCGGCGTTCGATAACCGGCCGTTGAAGTTCGACGAGTTCTCGCGCTACATGAGGAACGTCATCTTCGTCTCGGCGACACCGGGGGACTACGAACTCAAGCGCTCAAGCGTGACCGAGCAGATCATCCGGCCGACCGGGCTTGTGGATCCGGCGGTTGAGGTCCGGCCGATCGAGGGGCAGATCCCTGATGTCATCAACGAGATCCGGGCCACGATCGACCGCGGCGACCGGGTGCTCCTGACGACGCTCACAAAGCGGCTCGCCGAAGAACTCTCCGGCTACCTGGCTGACCAGGGGATCAAGACCCGCTACCTCCACTCCGAGATCAACACCATCGAGCGGACCGAGATCATCAGGCAACTCCGCCTCGGGAAGTACGATGTGCTTGTGGGGATCAACCTCCTGCGGGAGGGGCTTGATATCCCGGAGGTCGGGTTCGTCGGTATCCTTGATGCCGATAAGGAAGGGTTCCTCCGCGACGCCCGGAGCCTGGTCCAGATCATCGGGCGGGCCGCCCGGAACGTGAACGCGAAGGTCGTGCTCTACGCCGACACCATGACCGACTCCATCAAGAGGGCGCTTGCCGAGACCGAGCGGCGGCGCACGATGCAGCTCGCCTACAACGCCAGGCACGGCATCACGCCGCAGACGATTCAGAAGCCGATCCGGGAGAAGGAGGTCGAGATCACCGACGTCAAACATGTCCCGAAGCAGGAGATCCCGAACCTGATCATCGAACTCGAGGCCGAGATGAGGGAGGCGGCGGAACGCCTGGAGTTCGAGCGGGCGATCGCGCTCCGCGACACGATCAGGAAACTGCAGGAGAGGGCGCCGCAGTAA
- a CDS encoding mRNA surveillance protein pelota yields MKAEVREIKRQFGEIRLFPETLDDLWHLSHLVGPGDLVFATTFRSVEAATDKIRPEKAEKRPVRLGIRVEKVEFHQHTNRLRIAGVIESGVDVSSHHTLNVEPGFEISVIKRWRSFDCERLKRAVDASAYGVVHVVSVEEGEAQVYRLRQFGPEWVTTITAGSSKGADTGTRSVLFEKTLEVLTMITGPLVVAGPGFVKEEFADYVRRDAPDLAERMLVVETRRIGRGAVQEVIGQGILDRLLGDLHLAREVRLMDEVLLRIATEGAVAYGIDEVRRAIAYGAAETVLVSDVLLRNEEVTGLIEQAEYVGASVVVMSTEFEPGERLEALGGAAALLRYTIGSPM; encoded by the coding sequence ATGAAGGCTGAAGTCAGGGAGATAAAGAGACAGTTCGGCGAAATACGGCTCTTTCCCGAGACGCTCGACGATCTCTGGCACCTCTCCCACCTGGTCGGGCCGGGCGATCTCGTCTTTGCGACGACATTCCGGAGCGTGGAGGCGGCAACCGATAAGATCCGGCCTGAGAAGGCGGAGAAGCGGCCGGTCAGGCTCGGTATCAGGGTCGAGAAGGTAGAGTTCCACCAGCACACGAACCGCCTCCGCATCGCCGGGGTCATCGAGAGCGGCGTGGACGTCAGCTCGCACCACACCCTCAACGTCGAACCGGGATTCGAGATATCGGTCATCAAGCGGTGGCGGTCTTTCGATTGCGAACGGCTGAAACGGGCCGTCGATGCCTCCGCATACGGGGTGGTCCATGTCGTGAGCGTTGAAGAAGGGGAGGCGCAGGTCTACCGTCTGCGCCAGTTCGGCCCTGAGTGGGTGACCACCATCACGGCCGGGAGCAGCAAGGGTGCGGATACCGGCACCCGGTCGGTGCTCTTCGAGAAGACGCTTGAGGTGCTCACGATGATCACCGGGCCCCTGGTCGTGGCGGGTCCGGGATTCGTGAAGGAGGAGTTTGCGGATTACGTGAGGAGAGACGCGCCCGACCTCGCGGAACGGATGCTCGTCGTCGAGACGCGGCGTATCGGGCGGGGGGCCGTGCAGGAGGTCATCGGGCAGGGGATCCTCGACCGATTGCTCGGCGACCTCCACCTCGCAAGGGAGGTCAGGCTGATGGACGAAGTCCTGCTCAGGATCGCCACTGAGGGCGCCGTTGCCTACGGGATCGACGAGGTGCGAAGGGCGATCGCGTATGGCGCGGCGGAGACGGTGCTGGTCTCAGATGTCCTGCTCCGGAATGAGGAGGTTACCGGTCTCATTGAGCAGGCCGAGTACGTCGGCGCATCGGTCGTGGTGATGAGCACCGAGTTCGAACCCGGGGAGCGCCTGGAAGCCCTCGGCGGCGCTGCGGCGCTCCTGCGGTATACGATCGGGTCGCCGATGTAG